From the genome of Psychroserpens ponticola, one region includes:
- a CDS encoding YeeE/YedE family protein, with protein MEHLLQPWPWYISGPLIALIMFFLIYFGKTFGMSSNLRTLCAIGGAGKKTKFFDFNWKAQRWNLIVVLGAVIGGYIAHHLLSVPTNIELNPKTIEGLSQLGFENPGQTLLPAELYSWEAALSFKGFLILIIGGFLVGFGTRYAGGCTSGHAITGLSSLQLPSLIAVIGFFIGGLIMIHLLFPIIFG; from the coding sequence ATGGAACACTTATTACAGCCTTGGCCTTGGTACATTTCTGGTCCACTCATAGCATTAATCATGTTTTTCTTAATTTACTTTGGAAAAACATTCGGAATGTCCTCCAACCTGAGAACATTATGTGCAATTGGTGGCGCAGGAAAAAAAACTAAGTTTTTTGATTTTAATTGGAAAGCACAACGATGGAATCTTATCGTAGTATTAGGTGCTGTGATTGGAGGATACATTGCGCATCACCTTCTATCTGTACCTACAAATATAGAGTTAAATCCAAAAACAATTGAAGGTCTTTCTCAATTAGGATTCGAAAATCCAGGACAAACATTGTTGCCTGCTGAACTTTACAGTTGGGAAGCTGCTTTGAGTTTTAAAGGCTTTTTGATTTTAATCATTGGTGGATTTTTAGTAGGCTTCGGCACACGATATGCTGGAGGATGCACTTCTGGTCATGCCATAACTGGATTAAGCAGTTTACAACTCCCTTCCTTAATTGCTGTTATTGGCTTCTTTATTGGTGGACTTATAATGATTCACTTACTATTCCCTATAATATTTGGTTAA
- a CDS encoding endonuclease, producing MKSFILFIFLAIMVNPLFSQVVINELDCDTSFEGDNFDKHEFLELLSDTPNFPLDGYVVVFFNGSTSGGNSSYFTVDLDGYVTDINGLLLIGSNSVSPVPQYLIGENVIQNGADAVAIYQGSFFDFPEETVATIDNLVDVLLYDTSDSDDIDMIDIFNDDPRFANIQQINEGSANNSNSIQRFVDTEGIVTYTSTTPTPRALNDGSGVMLNGISMSIAQEQYDEFDTFDITFTSEVPVLEELNFNILLDNFGFNTTDFTGNTSITIPLNQTTATTTITLVDDSDDEGDELTNIRFESLPSQYLALNNNLILRIVDNDFTMAGFGTPLEPTYGNVASTQPNGYYDSLDGLADDELRQALQDIIADPSVVRAQTYADVLDILVEADENPLHSNQVWLVYKEIGRSKLDVQTNSDNFEKWNREHTYPRSRGNFGDIEGDDIADGRDVFWTTKADSTRHGNSDAHALRPADAIENSTRNNKNYGDPAFGAYDGPVATSGSFYGDVARSVLYMAIRYNNLSVLSGYPVIPSDIEDYPGELGDLEILLDWHRNDPPDDYEMNRNNVVYTWQFNRNPFIDQPDLVEYIWGTQVGMDWDQQLSVSEFDMTSITVFPNPTSNRVFIKGLKNETKIEVLSIEGRKIKTFNLQNDAFIDLELSSGIYLLNLYSNNKQVVKKIIIN from the coding sequence ATGAAATCTTTTATACTTTTTATTTTTTTAGCTATAATGGTAAATCCATTATTCTCTCAAGTTGTTATCAATGAATTAGATTGTGACACTTCTTTTGAAGGTGACAATTTTGATAAACATGAATTTTTAGAGTTATTATCAGATACTCCAAACTTTCCATTAGATGGTTATGTAGTTGTGTTTTTTAATGGTTCTACATCTGGTGGCAATTCAAGTTACTTCACCGTAGATCTTGATGGTTATGTTACAGATATAAACGGCTTATTACTGATAGGTAGTAATTCAGTAAGTCCTGTCCCTCAATATTTGATTGGAGAGAATGTCATTCAAAATGGAGCAGATGCTGTTGCGATATATCAAGGAAGTTTTTTTGATTTTCCTGAAGAAACCGTTGCAACTATTGATAATCTCGTAGATGTTTTGCTTTATGATACTTCAGATTCTGATGATATAGATATGATCGATATTTTTAATGATGATCCAAGGTTTGCTAATATTCAACAAATCAATGAAGGTTCAGCAAACAATTCAAATTCTATTCAGCGATTTGTAGATACGGAAGGAATAGTAACTTACACATCAACAACTCCAACTCCAAGAGCGTTAAATGATGGAAGTGGTGTAATGCTTAATGGTATTAGTATGTCAATTGCACAAGAACAGTATGATGAGTTTGATACTTTTGATATTACGTTTACTTCGGAAGTTCCTGTTTTAGAAGAATTGAATTTTAATATATTACTCGATAATTTTGGATTTAATACTACAGATTTTACAGGAAACACTTCTATTACAATCCCTTTAAACCAAACTACGGCTACTACAACCATTACTTTAGTTGATGATTCTGATGATGAAGGCGATGAGCTAACAAATATTCGTTTTGAAAGTTTGCCCTCTCAATATTTAGCTCTTAATAATAATTTAATACTTCGTATTGTAGATAATGATTTTACAATGGCTGGTTTTGGAACTCCTTTGGAGCCTACCTATGGAAATGTTGCAAGTACACAGCCTAATGGTTACTACGATTCACTTGATGGCTTAGCAGATGACGAGTTAAGGCAAGCTTTACAAGATATTATTGCTGATCCAAGTGTTGTAAGAGCACAAACTTATGCTGATGTCTTAGATATATTAGTTGAAGCAGATGAAAATCCATTGCATAGTAATCAAGTTTGGTTAGTGTATAAGGAAATAGGGCGTTCAAAATTAGACGTGCAAACCAATTCTGATAATTTTGAAAAATGGAATAGAGAACATACTTATCCAAGATCTAGAGGGAATTTTGGTGATATTGAAGGAGATGATATAGCTGATGGAAGAGATGTTTTTTGGACAACCAAAGCAGATTCAACACGTCATGGGAATTCAGATGCTCACGCACTTCGTCCAGCAGATGCTATAGAAAACAGTACGCGTAACAACAAAAATTATGGTGATCCAGCTTTTGGAGCCTATGATGGTCCTGTAGCTACTTCAGGCAGTTTCTATGGCGATGTCGCAAGAAGCGTTTTATATATGGCTATAAGGTATAATAATTTATCAGTTCTTAGTGGTTATCCTGTGATACCATCAGATATAGAAGACTATCCAGGAGAATTAGGTGACTTAGAAATTTTACTAGATTGGCATAGAAATGATCCACCAGATGATTATGAAATGAATCGAAATAATGTGGTGTATACATGGCAGTTTAATAGAAATCCATTTATTGATCAACCCGATTTAGTTGAATATATTTGGGGAACACAAGTTGGTATGGATTGGGATCAGCAATTAAGTGTTTCTGAATTTGATATGACTAGTATTACTGTGTTTCCTAATCCAACATCAAATCGTGTGTTTATAAAAGGCCTGAAAAATGAAACTAAAATTGAAGTGTTATCCATTGAAGGTCGCAAGATTAAAACTTTCAATTTACAAAATGATGCATTTATAGATTTAGAATTGTCAAGCGGAATTTATTTGCTCAATCTGTATTCAAATAATAAACAGGTCGTCAAAAAGATAATTATTAATTAG
- a CDS encoding SsrA-binding protein — MKKELFKILAKINKTVLPSYTKRNLDLSKASKIQFAIIGWRVYVTKRALD, encoded by the coding sequence ATGAAGAAAGAGCTATTTAAAATATTAGCAAAAATCAACAAAACAGTCTTACCTAGTTATACAAAACGTAACTTAGACCTTAGTAAAGCAAGTAAGATCCAATTCGCAATTATTGGTTGGAGAGTTTACGTAACCAAACGCGCATTGGATTGA
- a CDS encoding glutamine synthetase beta-grasp domain-containing protein: MSKSKLEYIWLDGYKPTQNMRSKTKVENDFSGKLEDCPIWSFDGSSTKQASGGASDCLLKPVAIYPDPARKDGYLVMTEVLNADGTPHETNGRATIDDDDNDFWFGFEQEYFIMDTHTQLPLGFPIGGYPGPQGMYYCSVGGRHTHGRTFVEEHADLCIAAGLNFEGINQEVASGQWEYQLFAEGAKKAGDEIWISRYLLDRLTEQYGYYIEYHPKPVKGDWNGSGMHANFSNSVLRTCGSQEIYEKICEAFRPVVDEHMAVYGEFNDERLTGLHETAHVSDFSYGISDRGASIRIPIITVEKGWKGWLEDRRPASNGDPYKIAGRIVKTVKSANIS; encoded by the coding sequence ATGAGCAAATCAAAGCTAGAGTACATTTGGTTAGATGGTTACAAACCAACTCAAAACATGAGAAGTAAAACTAAGGTAGAAAATGACTTTAGTGGAAAATTAGAAGATTGCCCAATTTGGTCTTTTGACGGTAGTTCAACGAAACAAGCTTCAGGAGGAGCTTCAGACTGCCTACTTAAACCAGTAGCAATTTATCCAGATCCTGCAAGAAAAGATGGTTATTTAGTAATGACTGAAGTTTTAAATGCTGATGGAACTCCACACGAGACTAATGGTAGAGCAACTATTGATGATGATGATAATGATTTCTGGTTTGGATTTGAACAAGAATACTTCATTATGGATACACACACACAATTACCTTTAGGATTTCCTATTGGTGGTTATCCTGGTCCACAAGGAATGTACTACTGCTCTGTTGGAGGAAGACACACACACGGAAGAACTTTTGTTGAAGAGCATGCTGATTTATGTATCGCTGCAGGATTAAATTTTGAAGGCATTAACCAAGAGGTTGCTTCTGGACAGTGGGAATATCAATTATTTGCAGAAGGCGCAAAAAAAGCAGGAGATGAAATTTGGATCTCACGTTATTTATTAGATCGCTTAACTGAGCAATATGGTTACTATATTGAGTATCATCCAAAACCTGTAAAAGGCGATTGGAATGGTTCTGGAATGCACGCTAACTTTTCGAATTCAGTCTTAAGAACTTGTGGTTCTCAAGAAATATATGAAAAAATATGCGAAGCATTTAGACCTGTTGTAGATGAGCACATGGCTGTTTACGGAGAATTTAATGATGAACGACTAACAGGATTACATGAAACTGCTCACGTATCCGATTTCTCATATGGTATTTCAGATAGAGGCGCTTCAATTCGAATTCCTATAATTACAGTAGAAAAAGGCTGGAAAGGATGGCTAGAAGATCGTCGTCCAGCTTCAAATGGTGATCCTTATAAAATTGCAGGTCGCATTGTTAAAACTGTAAAATCTGCTAACATTAGCTAG
- a CDS encoding tellurite resistance TerB family protein, translating to MGLFDQFIKKPEIKDINYKPLSDFEAWIGILYACMSSDGVVSDVEIDSLSRMIVHKQKFSGIDIAPLYDTVAEAKLKIGGIGLIEACSEFVNESDKDTLFSMAIEIVLADGILDIDEQKVIELIADRMKIDTELVEKIIQVMLIRNRGNVIIVD from the coding sequence ATGGGACTATTTGACCAATTTATAAAAAAACCAGAAATTAAAGACATCAATTATAAACCTCTTTCGGATTTTGAAGCTTGGATCGGAATCCTATATGCCTGCATGTCTTCAGACGGAGTTGTAAGTGATGTTGAAATTGATTCACTTTCTAGAATGATTGTACATAAACAAAAATTTTCAGGAATAGATATCGCACCACTTTATGATACAGTAGCAGAAGCTAAATTAAAAATCGGAGGAATTGGCTTGATTGAAGCTTGCTCTGAATTTGTTAATGAAAGCGATAAAGACACTTTATTTTCAATGGCAATAGAAATTGTATTAGCGGATGGAATTCTTGACATAGATGAACAAAAAGTGATAGAATTGATAGCTGACCGAATGAAAATCGACACGGAATTAGTTGAAAAAATAATACAGGTAATGTTAATTAGAAATAGAGGCAATGTTATAATTGTTGATTAA
- a CDS encoding BlaI/MecI/CopY family transcriptional regulator — MQKLTNKEEEIMHILWKLEKAFVKDVLVEIKDDKPHYNTLSTIIRNLEEKNYVSYNAYGKTHQYFPIVSKEAYKERFMNTAIESYFNNSYKNVVSFFAKEEKISVDELKEIIALIEKKK, encoded by the coding sequence GTGCAAAAACTCACTAACAAAGAAGAAGAGATCATGCATATTTTATGGAAGCTTGAAAAAGCATTTGTAAAAGATGTTTTAGTAGAGATTAAAGATGATAAACCACACTACAATACCTTATCAACTATAATAAGAAATTTAGAAGAGAAAAATTATGTAAGCTATAATGCTTATGGAAAAACACATCAATATTTCCCTATAGTAAGCAAAGAAGCTTATAAAGAGCGATTTATGAACACAGCTATTGAAAGCTATTTTAATAACTCATATAAAAATGTGGTTTCCTTTTTTGCTAAAGAAGAAAAAATTAGTGTTGATGAGTTAAAAGAGATTATTGCATTAATAGAAAAAAAGAAATAA
- a CDS encoding DUF6691 family protein, with translation MKFIKFLLVGIIFGIVLVKSEAVSWYRIYEMFKFESFHMYGIIGTAIGTGVILLFLAKKLKLNNLEGHLMTVPKKDKGLFRYILGGTLFGLGWALAGACPGPMYILVGTGVFSILIVIAAALLGTYAYGVIKDKLPH, from the coding sequence ATGAAGTTTATAAAATTTTTACTTGTTGGAATTATTTTCGGAATTGTATTGGTCAAATCTGAAGCCGTATCATGGTATCGTATTTATGAAATGTTCAAGTTTGAATCGTTTCATATGTATGGAATTATTGGAACAGCAATTGGAACTGGAGTTATTTTACTCTTTTTAGCAAAAAAATTAAAACTAAACAATTTAGAAGGGCATCTAATGACTGTCCCAAAAAAAGATAAAGGTCTTTTTCGTTATATTCTTGGAGGAACACTTTTTGGATTAGGTTGGGCTTTAGCAGGCGCTTGTCCAGGACCTATGTATATTCTAGTTGGCACAGGAGTCTTTTCAATACTTATTGTTATAGCTGCAGCTCTATTAGGCACTTATGCATATGGTGTTATAAAAGACAAACTTCCACATTAG
- a CDS encoding calcium/sodium antiporter, with product MSLLWIILGLMLLVVGGEFLVRSSVALSFKLNISKMVIGMTVVSFATSAPELLVSLNAALTGSPAIALNNVIGSNIANIGLVLGITALVSSIVVDKSFYKLNWPVMMLFSMALYYFLANDNKLSSIEGGVLFGSLILFLILLIKAAKKEKVLEEVDDSLAVVSNFKIVVWLLIGAIALYFGSVWLVDGAKELAAALGVSDAVIAATVIAIGTSVPELAASVIAAVKKEKALSLGNLIGSNIFNIGSVLGLTSIIKTIEVTDASILSRDIYWMLAFSAILIPLIIIPKRMNISRYKGLLLVVAYGLFIFFAFKS from the coding sequence ATGAGTTTACTTTGGATCATCTTAGGATTGATGCTTTTGGTTGTAGGAGGAGAGTTTTTAGTACGTTCTTCAGTTGCTTTATCTTTTAAGCTGAACATTTCTAAAATGGTAATTGGAATGACAGTTGTAAGTTTCGCAACATCAGCTCCAGAGCTTTTAGTAAGCTTGAATGCTGCATTAACTGGTTCTCCTGCAATTGCTTTAAATAATGTAATAGGTTCAAACATTGCAAATATAGGTTTGGTTTTAGGTATTACAGCTTTAGTAAGTTCAATTGTTGTAGATAAAAGCTTCTATAAGCTCAATTGGCCAGTGATGATGTTGTTTTCAATGGCATTGTATTACTTTTTAGCTAACGATAATAAGCTTTCATCTATTGAAGGTGGTGTCTTATTTGGTTCATTAATTTTGTTTTTAATCTTATTAATTAAAGCGGCTAAAAAAGAAAAAGTATTAGAAGAAGTTGATGATAGTCTTGCTGTAGTTTCAAATTTTAAAATAGTTGTTTGGTTACTTATTGGTGCAATAGCATTATATTTTGGTTCAGTTTGGTTGGTAGATGGAGCTAAAGAATTAGCTGCTGCATTAGGAGTTAGTGATGCAGTTATAGCTGCAACGGTTATTGCAATTGGAACAAGTGTGCCAGAATTAGCTGCTTCAGTTATTGCAGCTGTAAAAAAAGAGAAAGCTTTGTCGCTTGGTAATTTAATAGGTTCTAATATTTTTAATATTGGTTCTGTATTAGGTTTAACCTCAATTATAAAAACTATTGAAGTGACAGATGCATCCATTTTATCTCGTGATATTTATTGGATGTTAGCCTTTTCTGCGATATTAATTCCCTTAATAATTATTCCTAAACGAATGAATATATCAAGATACAAAGGGTTGTTGTTGGTAGTTGCTTACGGTTTATTTATCTTCTTTGCTTTTAAATCATAA
- a CDS encoding M56 family metallopeptidase → MDYLLKSSAILFIFYACYKLFLQRDTFFESNRWFLLIGIIIASIIPSIIIPIYIEYTPVSISEFTISNTSEITSPIINEQFNYLQLIVWIYVIGLLFFIGKLIIELLSLKRILKKGSKQSFGKFKLIETNKEIAPFSFFNYIVYNPNQLNDTELQHVINHEKAHSQQLHSIDTIIAQIASVILWFNPFIWLYKSALQQNLEFIADKKAQHISNCKKSYQTVLLKASIKNHQLVFTNNFYTSLIKKRIIMLHKSKSKKLNQLKLFMVLPLLAIFIMSFNTENIYIETTTNESEDTNQVEDSEKNIEIIITKNTSKEDLKSIKEKLKSNGILFNYNNVKRNSEGEITSINTKFKNDKNSSNYNISGEEGIKSFHFKSSKDTFSVGTIDKKTFVYETKDGNVKLKSAKKPGKIIVIEEDNNGTSTVDVRVLKNNDSVYFTKYNKFTFSTDDKNSNVFISESEDPIFFINGKQVEKSLFEDVDSDDIKSVFILKGENAIEKYGAEGKNGVIVMTKKGTKNLLSEDKDNIIFNSKNVFKYETDREEPIYILNGKLIDKNHISEISPNDIDKVEVLKDESAIKLYGKEAKNGVIIINTKIGRPVEVKTEITHVTSEDDNGEVNVEFFISKNSTDAHLSKQKNDFKAHGIDAKFTKIKRNKAGEITSIKISLDDNNGRKSSASWKEKSQAIPDIIMGITKSSTLFIKAIEN, encoded by the coding sequence ATGGATTATCTATTAAAATCGTCTGCCATTCTATTTATATTTTATGCGTGTTATAAATTGTTTTTACAACGAGATACTTTTTTTGAGTCTAACCGTTGGTTTTTGTTAATAGGAATAATTATTGCTTCAATCATCCCTTCAATAATCATCCCAATATATATTGAATATACACCTGTTTCTATTTCAGAATTTACTATCTCAAATACTAGTGAAATTACTTCTCCAATTATAAATGAACAGTTTAATTATTTACAATTAATAGTTTGGATATATGTCATTGGACTACTATTTTTTATTGGAAAATTGATAATTGAATTATTATCTCTTAAACGAATTTTAAAAAAAGGAAGTAAACAGTCTTTTGGGAAATTCAAACTGATCGAAACCAATAAGGAAATCGCTCCTTTTTCATTTTTCAACTACATCGTTTATAATCCAAATCAATTAAATGATACAGAATTACAACATGTGATTAATCATGAAAAAGCACATTCACAGCAGTTACATTCGATTGATACAATAATTGCGCAAATTGCCTCTGTAATACTTTGGTTCAACCCCTTTATCTGGTTATATAAAAGTGCTTTACAACAAAACCTAGAGTTTATTGCAGATAAAAAAGCACAGCACATTTCTAATTGCAAAAAAAGCTACCAAACTGTATTATTAAAAGCTAGCATAAAAAATCATCAACTCGTATTTACAAATAATTTTTACACTTCATTAATCAAAAAGCGAATTATCATGTTACACAAATCAAAATCAAAAAAACTAAATCAATTAAAGCTTTTTATGGTACTGCCTCTATTAGCCATTTTCATTATGAGTTTTAATACTGAAAACATATATATAGAAACAACTACAAATGAAAGCGAGGATACTAATCAGGTTGAAGATTCAGAAAAAAACATAGAGATAATCATCACAAAAAACACTAGTAAAGAAGATTTAAAATCAATTAAAGAAAAGTTAAAAAGCAATGGTATCCTTTTTAATTACAATAATGTAAAACGAAATTCAGAAGGCGAAATTACAAGTATAAATACCAAATTCAAGAATGACAAAAACTCTTCGAACTATAACATATCAGGAGAGGAAGGAATTAAATCATTCCATTTTAAAAGTAGTAAAGACACCTTTAGCGTTGGCACAATAGATAAAAAAACGTTCGTTTATGAAACAAAAGATGGCAATGTGAAACTGAAATCAGCAAAAAAACCAGGAAAAATAATTGTTATTGAAGAGGACAATAATGGCACATCTACAGTAGATGTTAGAGTTTTAAAGAATAATGATTCCGTATATTTTACTAAGTACAATAAATTTACATTTTCTACAGATGATAAAAACTCAAATGTTTTCATATCAGAATCTGAAGACCCTATATTTTTCATTAATGGTAAACAAGTTGAAAAATCTCTTTTTGAAGATGTAGATTCTGACGACATCAAATCCGTATTTATTTTAAAAGGTGAAAATGCTATAGAAAAATATGGTGCTGAAGGTAAAAACGGCGTCATAGTTATGACAAAAAAAGGGACTAAAAATTTATTATCTGAAGATAAAGACAATATCATATTTAACTCTAAAAATGTGTTTAAATACGAAACAGATAGAGAAGAGCCTATTTACATTTTAAACGGAAAACTTATTGACAAAAATCACATCTCAGAAATAAGTCCGAATGACATTGACAAAGTAGAAGTCTTAAAAGATGAAAGCGCTATTAAACTTTACGGCAAAGAAGCAAAAAATGGAGTGATTATAATTAATACAAAAATTGGTCGTCCTGTTGAAGTTAAAACCGAAATAACTCATGTTACATCAGAAGATGATAATGGTGAAGTAAATGTAGAATTTTTCATTTCAAAAAACTCAACTGATGCACATCTAAGCAAACAGAAAAATGATTTTAAAGCACATGGAATTGACGCAAAATTCACAAAAATAAAACGCAATAAAGCTGGAGAGATTACAAGTATTAAAATTTCATTAGATGATAATAATGGAAGAAAATCTAGTGCAAGTTGGAAAGAAAAAAGTCAAGCCATTCCAGATATTATAATGGGAATAACTAAAAGTAGCACGCTATTTATAAAAGCAATTGAAAATTAA
- a CDS encoding MBL fold metallo-hydrolase, translating into MKIEQIYTGCLAQGAYYIESEGEVAIIDPLRETQAYVDKALANNASIKYIFETHFHADFVSGHVDLAKKTGATIIYGPGAETTYDIHSAKDNEEFKLGNITIKALHTPGHTLESTTYLLIDQNGKNHAIFSGDTLFLGDVGRPDLAIKSDLTKEDLAGMLFDSLRNKIMPLADDIIVYPAHGAGSACGKNLSKETVGSIGDQKKTNYALRADMTKTEFIEEVLDGIAPPPQYFAKNAMMNKTGYDSFETVLKSGDSPLSPEDFEAMANHEEALVLDVRPQSDYIKAHIPNSIFIGLNGQFAPWVGALITDLKQPIILVVPEGKSKEAVTRLSRVGYDNTLGYLEGGLDAWITSGKDTDTLESISAETFADRAKKEDLNILDVRKDGEYSSSHIENAQHFSLDLINTNMNEVSKDKTYHIHCAGGYRSVIAASILKARGFHNLVDIEGGFGAIKKTDLPMTDFVCPSTL; encoded by the coding sequence ATGAAAATTGAACAAATATATACAGGCTGTTTAGCACAAGGTGCTTATTATATTGAATCTGAAGGTGAAGTTGCAATTATTGATCCTTTAAGAGAAACACAAGCTTATGTTGATAAAGCTCTTGCTAATAATGCAAGCATTAAATATATATTCGAAACACATTTCCATGCTGATTTTGTTTCTGGTCATGTAGATTTAGCTAAAAAAACAGGAGCCACAATTATTTATGGTCCTGGAGCAGAAACCACTTATGACATTCATTCTGCAAAAGACAATGAAGAGTTTAAATTAGGCAATATTACTATTAAAGCACTACATACTCCTGGTCACACTTTAGAATCTACAACCTATTTACTAATTGATCAAAACGGAAAAAATCACGCTATATTTTCTGGTGACACTTTGTTTTTAGGCGATGTAGGTCGTCCAGATTTAGCTATAAAATCAGATTTAACAAAAGAAGACTTAGCTGGCATGTTATTCGATTCTCTTCGTAACAAAATTATGCCACTTGCTGATGACATTATTGTATATCCAGCTCATGGAGCAGGTTCTGCCTGCGGAAAAAATTTAAGCAAAGAAACTGTTGGTTCAATTGGTGACCAAAAGAAAACCAACTACGCTTTAAGAGCAGATATGACCAAAACGGAATTTATTGAAGAAGTATTAGATGGCATTGCTCCTCCTCCACAGTATTTTGCAAAAAATGCCATGATGAATAAAACAGGTTATGATAGTTTTGAAACCGTTTTAAAATCTGGCGATTCTCCTTTAAGCCCTGAAGACTTTGAAGCTATGGCAAATCATGAAGAAGCTCTAGTTCTCGATGTGAGACCACAAAGTGATTACATTAAAGCGCATATACCGAACTCAATTTTCATAGGACTAAATGGACAATTCGCTCCTTGGGTTGGTGCATTAATTACAGACTTAAAACAACCTATTATTTTAGTTGTTCCTGAAGGAAAAAGCAAAGAAGCTGTAACTCGACTTTCTCGAGTTGGTTATGACAACACACTTGGGTATTTAGAAGGTGGTTTAGATGCTTGGATTACTTCTGGAAAAGATACAGACACTTTAGAATCTATTTCTGCTGAAACATTTGCTGATCGAGCAAAAAAAGAAGACCTTAACATTCTTGATGTTCGGAAAGATGGCGAATATAGTAGTTCACATATAGAAAATGCTCAACATTTCTCATTAGACTTAATCAATACTAATATGAATGAAGTTTCAAAAGACAAAACCTATCATATCCATTGTGCTGGTGGCTACCGAAGTGTGATTGCTGCTTCCATATTAAAAGCTAGAGGATTCCATAACTTAGTTGATATTGAAGGTGGTTTTGGAGCTATCAAGAAAACGGATTTACCAATGACAGATTTTGTGTGTCCATCAACTTTATAA
- a CDS encoding heavy-metal-associated domain-containing protein codes for MERTLNIQNLKCGGCANTITTRLEALEGISNVFVNNDTNSVAFSYSETNELELAKTVLSTLGYPVEGESNPVSKKAKSFVSCAIGRLNN; via the coding sequence ATGGAAAGGACTTTAAATATTCAAAATTTAAAATGTGGTGGTTGTGCAAACACAATTACAACTCGTTTGGAAGCATTGGAAGGAATTTCTAATGTTTTCGTTAATAACGACACGAATTCAGTAGCATTTAGTTACTCTGAAACCAACGAATTAGAATTAGCTAAAACAGTATTATCTACACTTGGTTATCCTGTTGAAGGCGAATCTAACCCTGTAAGTAAAAAAGCGAAATCTTTTGTTAGTTGTGCTATTGGAAGACTAAACAATTAA